The Brettanomyces bruxellensis chromosome 8, complete sequence genome segment AATACAATTTATCTTCCCCTTTAGAAGATGTTACGTTCTATTAGGTTAGTTGGGCGTGAAAGCTGTGTGTTGAGGTATGAAGGTGTGGAGTATAGCGCCCACAAATCCAAACGTTGCTTACATACATCTTCTGAGAAAAAAGGGTATGATACCGATGTATATGTTAACAGGGTTCAGAAAGCACAAACAATCTGTGCAGAAAAAGTTCACAAGTATGATCCATCATCGTTTCTACTTGCAAGATTCCTTCCAACTTGTTTACGGCCAACATTTTATGCCATCCGATCATTTGGAATCGAGTTATCGAAGGTGTCATTAGGTAGTGCATCCACATTTTCGCAATCTGCTCATTTTGGAGATATCAAACTAGCGTTCTGGCTGGaacaagttgaaaaatgtgaACAATTGGGTACGGGTCCGGGTCATATAAAGGGATTGAACGATCCCACCAGTATATTATTGGCCGACTCAATACTAAAGGGAATTAACATTGATATTGGTATGCTTCGACAAATGATCTTTACGCACAAGCACTATCTGCACGAGGAGAAGGTGAAGGGATTTACTGATTTAGATTCGATGTGCAGCTTTGGAGAGGGTACATACTCTCAGATGAATTATCTACTTCAGTCGGCTTCACTTACACCAAATTTATATGGCTACTCAGACTTTGGAGTTGGACTTCTTGAACAACCCAATACTGACAATATGAGGAACTTGCTGTCGGATATTAGTGCACATATAGGACAGGCTACCGCAATCTGCTCATTTATCATTGGATTAAAGTACTTCGTGATGAAGAGCGGCTGTGTTACACTTCCAATTGATATTCTTGTCAAGCATGCAATTTCACAGGAAGACACAATTAGGCTTTTATCAGGCAAGGAGAAATCGGTAGAAAGTATTGAGAAATTGAAAGCCGCAATTTTTGATGTTACCACGCGGGCAAATGATCACATACTGGCTGCTCGTCAGAAACTAGACCAGTTAAAAGCAGCCATTAAAGATCGCGTAGAACActtgaatgaaaatgatacagaaaataaaatgctcATTGACACATACCATAATTTGAGAAGAGGACTTCCGGATTGTATTTACACTCCATTCATGTGTGCAATTCCAACTGTGTTGTATTTGGAGCGTttacaaaaatatgatttcGATGTTATGAGTCCTCGATTACAATACAGGGAGTGGAAATTGGCTTGGAGAGCATACCAAAActtcagaaaaagaacaatatGATTATTCCATTGTATTTACTGTAAATTAATGATCATGTCTCATgcttatatatatatatattaattatGGAAGGAACTCCTTTAACTTTTGTAGGTAGAAAATACCAAAggtttgcatttttcaataaccAAGTTATGTGGAATTAATTTCTATTTACGCAGATCTAGTTCTAGGACCAGGATcttgtgaaaaaaaaaggaaaataaaaaaataaatgtctGAGAAAgacagagaagaagaaaaaaaaaaggtgaagtTAATAAATTATGGAATCGTAAACAATAGCTGCACTTGATTTTAAAACATCGTGTCCAATTTCCACATActcatcctcttttttccaattttcaaaattgcaCCAAGCTTTGATATTGGAACAAAACATCAGAAAATATGCCTCTAGATCACGAAGTGGCTATGTCTGATTTAGACAGGCTGTCATTCGTCATACAGGAGTGTACATATCTCACTTCTTATATGAGGAAGTCTACTAAGTCATATGGTGGCCTTTTGGCGTCTGTTTTGAGAAGCCAATTCTTGGAAGAATCACCTCTGGATGATGAATCGGAGGATAAATTCCCAAGCTTTTTGAAATCTGCAACAAAATTCaaggatgatgatcatTTTCTCAGTGGTTTGGTGGAGTTGAGGTCCATTCTCTCTGAGGTAAAAACATTGGATGAAGTCGATATTTTAACATTATTGCAGCCCTTTTTGCTATTGATCCGATCTCCAGAAATATCATGCAAGATCACCTCTTTGTCCGTGAATTCTTTGTCTAtgtttttgaaatatggaATTGTTAGTTCGGAAAGAAACAACATTCATCAATGCATGGCTCAAATCGTTTCTGCATTATCGCACTGCAGGTTTGAAGGATCCGATCAATCACAGGATGACGTTGTTTTGGTTAAAATTATCCGTCTTTTGGAATCTATTGCACTTTCGGATCTTGGCGATTATTTGAGAGATGATTCAATGTATGAAATTGTTTCTACTTGTTTTTCCGTTGCTATAAATAACAAGAGAGGTGATATGCTCAGAAATGCTGCTCAAATATCCTTAATTAACCTAACTGAAAAGATTTTCAGCAAGTTGAGATATATCAAATTTGGATCTCAGGATGAAGAAAACCACAATCTGAAGAGTACCAATTTTGAATTGGGCTCTTCCCAAAATGGTGAACTGCCCGATGACACAATTGGTGGAACACTTTCAAGAGATTCGGATGAATCTTCTGATTCACATAGTGATGGTAACGTTGATGAAAAAGTCGATGGTGAAGTCAgcgaaaataaaaattcgACTGAGAAAGTATCCACAAAAACGGAGGACGTTGCGGAAGATGAACATCATACTAAAAATCTTGCTATTTCacaagaaaaggaaaatgatgatgagtcAGCTGAAGCCGATTTTAAAATGTACGGACTTCCATGTATGAGAGAACTTTTAGTCCATACTGTGGACATTATTTCACCACAAAACGAACTCAAATTTACCGAGGGAACCAAGCTGCTATCATTGGAGCTTTTATGTCGGATCATTGAGGTTTCTGGCTTGGAAATACATAGACACCCATCCATATTTCATATTATATCTGATCGTGGATGTCATCACTTGCTTAAAATTATAAGAACAACTTCATCGATCAATATGCTTTCTCAGAGTTTAAAGGCGTTTCTTGatctcttttttaattcttcTGAGCACTTGAAATTGCAATTTGAAGCATTTTTTCAAGCAGTTGCTGATAACATCGTTGCTAAATGGCCTCAAATGGAAGATGACTTGGATAAAATGAACAGTACAGTTTTTGATATGACTAAGAAAGGGAAATTCGAAGTTGTCTCTTTATCCGAAAAGGAAGTTACTGAACTAGGAAAGGAGTTTCATACATCAAAACCTTCAGTGTTCAAGGAAATATTGATAGAAACCTTAAGCGTTTTATGGTGCAGATCGCAGTATCTGTTCATCAACCTTTTTAAGGTTTACGATTGCAATTTTGAGAGAAGCGATGTTTGCCTTAATTTAATTAAGATTCTTTGCAGGCTTTCAGCATCAGATGCATCTCTTTTCACAACGAGTAGTGTACCACCAATCTGCATGGAAGGAATTCTATCATTTATTGACTCAATGTTTGAACGTGTTCATGAAGGTATGAAGCAGCATATTGATATGAGTCAGCTTGAGTGTCCGATTCTACTAAAACAACGTTccaaaaaagcagatttTATCTCCTGTATAAAGGTTTGGAATAAGAAGCCAAGGAAGGGATTAGAAATGTTACAAAATAAAGGATTTATTTCGAACATTcataatgataatgaagtTGCACAATTTTTGTATGAGAAGTCTGGCCGTATCGACAAGAAGGAACTTGGTGAGCTGCTAGCAAAACCATCAAATATTAAtgttttgaaaaagtttattAACTTCATGGACTTTAAAAATTTACGGCCTGACGAAGCTTTACGTAAATTACTGAACAATTTCAGACTTCCTGGTGAGGcacaagaaattgaaagaattgTTGAGTGTTTCAATGATAGATATATTGAATGTCAAGATCATATTGAGACTACGGTCGACTCTTCAGAGAAGAATAATACTAAGAAGGAAACCAATTCctcaaattcaaatacgAAAGATGAACACGATGAAGAAAGTTCAGAAGAACAAGTTGCTCCAGATAAGGATGCCATGTTTGTCCTATCATTTTCGATAATTATGTTGAATACAGATCTACATAATCCAAATGTTAAGAAGCCAATGACATTAATCGACTATCAGAGAAATTTGAGAGGATGTTATAATGGTGGTGACTTCCCGTCATGGTATACGGAAAGGATATACCATAGTATCAAGGAGAGGGAAATAATTATGCCAGAAGATTTTAAGGGTAGCAATAAGTGGTTTGAGTCGAAATGGCACGCTTTGATCGGTGAATTTCAGAGTAAAAGCGAGGAAGAAGATCTCGTCAAATCTTTTGTTACCACAAATGGAGAAGATCTTCAGTCTCTGCTACAATTTGACTCCAGAATATTCCAAAAGACTGctaaatatattattagCACACTAGTGAACATGTTTGATACCGACACTCACGATGGAATTGTTATTAGAATGATGTCTACAGTTGAGAAATGTGCCACAATTGCAAAGTTTTTTGGCTTTGACGATATTGTGAATTCCGTGATCGATATTACGTCTCATATGACAACTTTGACGGGAttgaagaaacagaagGTTTTAGTGCCTACCGATGAAGAAATATCGTCGGTTAAGTTAAAGGTGAAGCAGCAGGATAAACCAATCACAGTGAGTCAACTTTCTGTTACCTTCGGCCGTGACTTTAAATCTCAAGTTGGATTGATCACGCTTGTCCATGTTCTAAAGAGATCAGGTTATAACGTTTCGCCTGAATGGAAGCATGCATTACAATGTCTTTTCGAATTGTTCAAGTATGATTTGGTTAATCCAAACTCTTTTCCCGAATTTCAAGGAAGACTTGATCTGGAACCTCTACGGGCTCCAAAGCCAGATTATGTTTTgaatgaaaacaaaatttcaaatgaagGGGGATTACTTTCCACgttttcttcatatttcaAAGGGCTTTCTGACGATACACCAGAGCCAACAGAGGAAGAGATCGAGTGCACATTATCGACCCTTGAATGTATTAACTCAAGTGGATTAAGTAATTTGTTAAGAAATATTAGCAAAACAGAATCCTCAAATATTGATGCAATGGTGGAATTGCTTCTTGATTACTTACCGGATGAAAAAAGTTCAAAGGTTGATGAATATATCGAACAGCGGagtttatatatattggaAACATGCGTTTGCtaccttcttctttcccaAAACCAGAAGCTTATTTCAGTTGAATTAGAAAAATGCCAACTTCTCACACGTTCCGAACTGGGATTCAGCACAAAGTCTTTGGTTAGGGTGATGACATACGAGTTGTTGCTTTTGCATAATGGCAGTCTAGAGCACGATTCTTATTTGGCCGGCACATTAGAGCAACTTGTGTCACTGATCAATAAAAACAAGGAGAGGACTGTTCAAATCGGCGGAGTCTTGCTTCAACCTCTTCAGGTTTTATTACTTTCCCCAGATTGCTGGTGCAGAGATAGGCTACTACATAATACAAACTACTGGTTTGTTTTTAGGTGCTTTGCTTCATCGCCAAAGAACACTGCTCGGGTCTATGACTTCATAGAGGAAGTCATTCTTGAACAACATGATTTGATTAAATACAAAAACTATATGGATATTCTTGGCTTGTTGGACGAAATATCTGCGGTTGGAGCATACGGTGCCCAGTGGGAGCAAGAACTAGACAAATTAATTTCTAAGGGTGTTGATGTGAGccagaaaaagaatccGTTTGAGAAGCTTGTTGGTACTTCTCTAAAGTCAATTTCGCTCACAGGTAAGTTGGGTCGAATTTTAAAGACAAATGAGTTCCAGGTTTCAATAAAGGAAGTTACTCCAGAGCATGATAAAAAGGGACATACTGTTTCTCCTTGGTACCCATTAATTGAAGCCATATCTCATCAATGCTACAACCCTTGCAGAGAGTTAAGGAATCATGCTTTGAAAACATTGACCagtattcttctttcaaacGAACTCCCAATGGAGGAACTTTCCGCCGAAGCCGTAATGGAATCAGGATGCTTTAGATTACTTGAGCAACTTTGTGAACCAAACGTTACAAACACCGATCCAAACGGGATGCTCAAAACGCAACAAAATGCAATAAACCTTTCATGCAAAGCGATCTTACTTTATAAGTTCCAGAACCCAAACATTCAGGTAATCCGGCTATTGCATATCACAGACATGCTATTAGAGAAGAACTCAAAGAATCGTGACTTCAAAGAGGAGACATTagaaatagagaaaaatGCGTTGCGAGTGAAAATGCCGGAGTTTGACATTAAACAACTCCAGAGCTCGAAAATTAGCCTTACTTTGAAGGATATGATTTTGGATGTGGCTAAGGGTGTAACGGCTACAAACGGTGCGGCAAAACTTAAAAGCCCAGCTGAAAAGGTTAATGAGATACCTAAGAAGCCAGAATATTCAGATTCTCCagttgaaaatgataataaagCAAGCAAAATAGATGAAAAGGAAGGTGATGATGCCAAAGAAGGTTCAGAAAAGGGACAAGCGGAGTAATAAATATGTACAACGTCTACTTTTAAATCGAACGTCTATTAATTACACTGTATATGTAAGTGAAACATTTGCTTGGAGTCAGAATTTAATTCTTTGTGGATAGCCTGTTCAAATAAGCACTCCATCCGGCATCTCTGTATCTTTTACTTTCGACAACAGGATCTCTACCCTTTCCAAAGAGACCTCTACcaacaataataatgtcAGAACCAGTGGAAATGACGTCATTAACGGTTCTATACTGCTGACCCAAGGAGTCACCTTTATCATCTAAGCCAACACCAGGTGTCAAAATGAGCCAGTCGAATCCCTCCGCCTCTCCTCCCATACTATGTTGAGCAATGAAACCAATAACAAAGTCCTTATCGGTTTTTGCAATATCGACAGTTTCCTTTGTGTACTGACCATGTGCAATTGCACCTTTTGAGGAAAGTTCAGCAAGCATCAAAAGACCCCTAGGTTCAGATGTAGTTTCCTCGGCGGCTTGCTTTAATCCGGCAACAATACCAGGTCCAGTAACACCATGTGCATTTGTTATATCGGCCCACTTTGCAACCTTGTACAATCCTCCTTTATATTGGAGCTTGACGGTGTTTCCAATGTCGGCAAATTTTCTGTCCTCAAAAATCATGAAGTTGTATTTCTTGGCCAACTTCAATAATGGAAGCACGGTCGTTTCATAGGaaaaatcatcaacaatatcCATATGAGTCTTAACTAAACAAATATTTGGTCCAACCTTTTCTATAAGAGACAAAATGTCAGCACTTTTAGTAAGATCGACAGATGCACACAAATTGGTCTTCTTTTGCTCCATAAGTCTCAAAAGTTTCTGAGCCACAGGAGATGGATGCACCTCTGCTCTTTCTTCATAAGTTTTACTGGATGTCATTCTTGTAATTAGTACACCGTTAGTGGCTgtatcaaagaaaaaagtgatgaATCTATGGTAAATCGAAAGGAAAACATGGCAGTCAACGTTCCTCCCTCTTGATGATAGATGATCCATTCAATTATCGTCGCGACTaaaacttttcaaatttcaaatctgtaagggaaaataaaaaaaaaggacaaaTTTTTCTATGCCTCGttcattttattcatgGATATATTCTATTCGATATTTTGTGTGCGGAGTTGCCAACTGTAAAACATGTAAAAATCGCCGCCGTCAAAAGTTATCAACAGTCAATAACACCATTTCCATTGAATCTAATCGTTCTTGAAAATTATACGCCGGACATAAATCTCACCATGGATCAATTAAATTACAAGGAACAGCAAGAATTCACAAAGGTTGTTGAGCAGAAGCAGATGTCCGACTTCATGAGAGTAAGTTATCATTAAGTTGATTCATAACATTGTTTTAAACAAATACTAACCATACTAACTATTTATATAGCTTTACACAAGTCTCGTGGATAGATGCTTCAATGACTGTGTCAACAACTTTACTTCTGACAAACTCACCGACCGGGAGACTTCATGCCTTAACAAATGTGCTGAGAAGTTTTTAAAACACAGTGAAAGAGTTGGTCAAAGATTCCAGGAGCAGAACCAAGAAATGATGAATCAAATGAGAGGatcaaaataaatgtcacacttttctcttttatcATCCTAGCCGCAGGTTAAGGAggataaaatataaatataaatataaatatatactTGCACATATATTCATGTACAGATTTTGAATCAGAGTTAAGTCTCCtatattgataaatttcAACTCTTACAGTTTCTATTGTACATATTAATTTTCAGCAATCATTTAATCGGAATTTCCTCCAATTGTTTCCTTGAACATTGTTAAAAGCCGATCAGATTCCTCCATCATGGAAATAATTCCATTATAAACTTCCTCCTGTTTAATGTCGTTGTACATCACCGCATTGCTGAACATAAGTTGTAGCAAAAACTCTAGGTCTTCAAACGAGGTCACAGCTCCAGTCCTAATATCTTTCGTAAGAGTTCGCAAATCAACCGGCTTCTTGATTAATTCGTAGTAATTGGGCTCCTCTTGGGCGTTGACCGGATGAAGAAACATAGATGCAAATCTGTTTGATGATATTTGAGAAAGAAACTGTACTGAAAGAGCTTGAAATTTCTTTCGTTCCCTTTGCACTGCTGCATCTCTCGATGCTGACCTAGAATGTTTCTTTGTATGCATCTTCGGttcattctcttctttggtttcttttttgatttcaccTGGACTGCTATCATTATCTACCGTTTCAGACTTTTCAGACACATCAGACTTTTTGGGCCCTTCCGATTTTTGTTCGGGCTTTACTGATTTAGTTGTTGCCCTAGGGACATCTTCTTGTGTAATATTCTTTTCGCCTGGTGTACTTTCAGAACTTTCTTCAACAATGTCAGTTCTACTTTCTGTATTTGCTGCAGGATTTGTCTTATTTTGCTCAATTTCCTCATCCGGCTTATCATTGCCAATCTTATTCAGAACCAGATTTTCTGCTACATGCAACTCGGAAACATTTCCCTGCTTTTGTAGTGTAAGATCAGCCGGTGGCAATGAAGCATCAACCatctcttcatcatcagatgatgatggtgtgTTTTTCATATCAACATCGTCTTTGCTGGATTCGATCTCTTTTTTAGGGCTTTCATTGTCCGCAATACCAACTTTCTTTATGGGCTCTTTCTTGTTATTTCTCTCCtccaaatttttcttttgcttatGTTCCTCTTCTTGAACGACAGCCCTAAGATCAGAATCCGCCTTTTGGTCCTTCTTTTCAGATGAGGAAATTGTATTGGAAGAAACGTCTTTGTTTTCTGATTTCACTgaagaaaggaaatttttctttgaaatacTTTTATTGGCAGATAATGTTACATCAGCATCATCATGCTTGGCATCGGATGCTTCTTCCTCGTTTTCACACGATACTTGCTTGTCAACAGATGTTGTAACTGTAGCAGACTCAgtgatttttttcaaattacCTGTGTCGTTAAGAAGGGCAGAATCTTTAAGAATAGTAGAATCGCTATCAACCGTACTTAGAGTCCCAGAAGCTTTATCATTGATTGAATCATTCGTCTCTGAATTAATTTTATCATGCTTAGCACCAGAGAGTGGTTTGTTGAATGatacttttatttcagaTGTGTTTGTGTTGTTTTCAGAACTACCCTCAAGACGAGACATATTATTTTCcgtctttttcttttcatcattggCTTTCTTACTTTCCACAATCGGTAAggtattctttttctctatAACCATTATACCAGTACTTTGCTTTGGCTTTGGAATATCTTTATTAGTGTATTTTGCAGCATTCTGTTGttcttctatttccttTGAATGTCTCAAATTCCTCATAAATTCCTCCCTTAGATCTTTATCTGAAACCTCTCCTTTTTCCATTAAACttatctccttctttttcctcttgTAATTCATCTCTAAGGCTGTGATATCTTTTAAAGTACTGCTCTTATAATTATTCAGAATCTTTATAAGTCTATTTCTAACGAACCCTATAGTAATTTTTGGAGAGAGCATGAAAACAGTTGTCTTAGGAACTTGTGATATTATTGGAACGTTTTTCCCATCCTTACTCTGTATGGCTAATGTTTCCGCTATAACTTGAACAATCTGGATTGCAGAAAGAACGCAATCTGTGGCTTTTcccttctgcttcttctgtcGCATGTTATTTAATGATTCTTTCATATTTAGAAAATCGAAATTTGGATTAATTAACGGGCTATTATTAATCATCTTTTGTAGTTGCATTATGTTGAAAGAAACTGATTTACGAGGTGGCTTAGATTGTTGAGCTGCCAAGTATAAGGAATAGATATGCTGAAGTGTTACAATCTTTTGCAAGATGGTAACCTTGCTGTACATCTGAACCAGCTGTTTTTGAGTGGGCATTTTAAATTAATTTCCGAACGGCAACACACCACACAATTATATATGCACACAATCTTTAGATGTTCCTGATATTTTTGATCTAACACGATGAATTGTGTATGCTGATTCGAGTAAGCttacttttatttgaaGACCCACTGGTATGGTATATCCGACTGGGATGTTGCCAGTCGCTGGAaaatctaaaaaaaaaaaaaaatccagGAAGATAAAAGCATTAAGAAGATCACCTTCCAAAATTTCAGGAGAACAAATTAACTAAAAGCCTAAAGACAAGGTAAGGAAAGCCATAATTTCCATTTGATAATATTCTATATACAGCTTAATCAAAAAGACATCATAATATAATGCCTAATGATGCGATAAATgtgaaaagggaaaatgCGGGAGATGAATCAGGCCTAGATGCAAATTCAGACGCGTCCCCACAAGATTTACGTGGAGAgttggatgatgataatacaAAATCACCTGAATCCGATTCCGTCAAATTCCATTTACCAAAGCAGTTTCCACTTCAAAGATCCATTCGTACCAAACTTTCCTCTGTGGGGTTGTACGAGCTGGAAAAGTCCAAGGACTCCATAATTAATAAATACGTGGAACGCGCAAAGGAAATTGTAACGGCGTACATCGGAACCGTTctagaagaaaatgcagaaaagcTTATGGACCATGTAATAACAAGAAAGGAGTTTGAAGAGGAGCGTCACAACATGTACAGGAAAGATCCAAACATTGAAAAGATTAGAAAGCATATGCAGAAGATTAGAGACATATCACTTAAGTCAGCTATATTTACCCAAGCTCTGGATAGCGTTAAAAGTAAAGTGATTGAGGCAAACGAGCCTGAATTCTCACCGGAAAGCCTTGACAGCTTTAGAAACTATAAGAGAATATTGCTTCCAGATCTATTAGAACAGAATTTAGAACATCTTCAAGGACAAAATAACCAAGACGCTAGTCTGCAAAGGCAGGCCTACCAGAAATATAAAGATTTTGAGAAGTACATCTTTGTTAC includes the following:
- a CDS encoding uncharacterized protein (BUSCO:EOG09265L8N); translated protein: MDQLNYKEQQEFTKVVEQKQMSDFMRLYTSLVDRCFNDCVNNFTSDKLTDRETSCLNKCAEKFLKHSERVGQRFQEQNQEMMNQMRGSK
- the URA3 gene encoding orotidine 5'-phosphate decarboxylase (BUSCO:EOG09263Q7N); amino-acid sequence: MTSSKTYEERAEVHPSPVAQKLLRLMEQKKTNLCASVDLTKSADILSLIEKVGPNICLVKTHMDIVDDFSYETTVLPLLKLAKKYNFMIFEDRKFADIGNTVKLQYKGGLYKVAKWADITNAHGVTGPGIVAGLKQAAEETTSEPRGLLMLAELSSKGAIAHGQYTKETVDIAKTDKDFVIGFIAQHSMGGEAEGFDWLILTPGVGLDDKGDSLGQQYRTVNDVISTGSDIIIVGRGLFGKGRDPVVESKRYRDAGWSAYLNRLSTKN